A part of Cannabis sativa cultivar Pink pepper isolate KNU-18-1 chromosome 6, ASM2916894v1, whole genome shotgun sequence genomic DNA contains:
- the LOC115695658 gene encoding thiamine biosynthetic bifunctional enzyme TH1, chloroplastic: protein MAYAQALSASISYASASFNKVLPQGFPQSKGLSYFVMNSRANQAKQAHICAEIQRERDPMAKDHAGIKVPHVLTVAGSDSGAGAGIQADLKACAARGVYCSTVITSVTAQNTVGVQGVNIVPEEFVAKQLKSVLSDMQVDVVKTGMLPSSGIVKVLHQSLKDFPVRGLVVDPVMVSTSGDVLAAPSVLAVFREQLLPMADIVTPNLKEASALLGSPKLETVGDMHAAAKALHDMGPRNVLVKGGDLPDSLDAIDIFYDGKNIFELRSSRIKTRNTHGTGCSLASCIAAELAKGSSMLQAVKAAKHYIEASLDYSRDLVIGNGRQGPFDHFLRLKRNMHSTYRENAFDPSDLFLYAVTDSRMNKKWGHSISDAVKAAVEGGATIVQLREKDIETRDFVEAAKSCLEICRSHGVPFLINDRVDVALACDADGVHVGQSDMPVRVARDLLGPEKIIGVSCKTPVHAEQAWVDGADYIGCGGVFPTNTKENNITVGLDGLKTVCMASKLPVVAIGGIGILNARSVMEINESQLKGVAVVSALFDRECVLTETKKLHSVLMEVTYMK from the exons ATGGCATATGCCCAAGCTCTTTCTGCCTCAATCTCCTACGCCTCGGCTTCTTTCAACAAA GTTTTGCCTCAAGGATTCCCACAATCCAAAGGGTTAAGCTATTTTGTGATGAATTCAAGAGCCAACCAGGCTAAGCAGGCCCACATTTGTGCGGAGATACAGAGAGAAAGGGACCCAATGGCAAAGGATCATGCTGGGATAAAGGTTCCTCATGTGTTGACTGTGGCCGGCTCTGACTCAGGGGCCGGTGCCGGAATCCAAGCTGATCTTAAGGCTTGTGCTGCACGTGGTGTTTATTGCTCTACGGTTATAACATCAGTCACTGCTCAAAACACTGTTGGTGTTCAG GGTGTTAACATTGTGCCTGAGGAATTTGTTGCAAAACAGCTGAAGTCTGTGCTATCTGATATGCAAGTTGATGTG GTGAAAACAGGTATGCTACCTTCTAGTGGTATAGTGAAGGTTCTTCATCAGAGTCTCAAGGATTTTCCAGTTCGAG GTTTAGTGGTTGACCCTGTAATGGTGTCTACAAGCGGAGATGTTTTAGCTGCTCCTTCTGTTCTTGCAGTGTTTAG AGAGCAGCTTCTTCCTATGGCTGACATTGTAACCCCAAATTTGAAAGAGGCATCAGCTTTACTTGGGAGTCCGAAACTTGAAACAGTCGGTGATATGCATGCTGCTGCAAAAGCATTACATGATATGGGTCCACG AAATGTCCTCGTCAAAGGTGGTGACCTTCCTGATTCATTGGATGCTATTGATATTTTCTATGATg GTAAAAACATCTTTGAACTGCGCTCCTCGCGCATAAAGACTCGTAATACTCATGGCACCGGGTGCAGTTTGGCTTCATGCATAGCAGCTGAGCTGGCAAAAGGTTCTTCAATGCTTCAAGCGGTTAAG GCAGCTAAACACTATATTGAAGCTTCCTTGGATTATAGCAGGGACCTTGTCATtggaaatggccgccaaggccCCTTTGATCACTTTCTCAGGCTTAAGAGAAACATGCACAGCACTTACAGGGAAAATGCATTTGACCCAAGTGACTTGTTCTTGTATGCTGTTACCGATTCAAGAATGAATAAAAAATGGGGTCATTCTATTTCAGATGCTGTTAAAGCTGCCGTAGAAGGAGGTGCTACCATTGTTCAACTAAG GGAGAAAGACATTGAAACACGTGATTTTGTAGAAGCAGCCAAATCATGTCTCGAAATATGTCGCTCTCATGGGGTGCCTTTTCTAATAAATGATCGTGTTGATGTTGCTCTTGCTTGCGATGCTGATGGGGTGCATGTTGGACAATCTGACATGCCTGTTCGTGTTGCTCGCGATCTACTAGGCCCTGAAAAAATCATCGGTGTGTCGTGCAAGACCCCAGTGCATGCTGAGCAAGCATGGGTTGATGGTGCTGATTATATAGGATGCGGTGGTGTATTTCCAACCAATACAAAGGAAAACAATATTACTGTTGGGTTGGATGGGTTGAAAACTGTTTGTATGGCTTCTAAGCTACCTGTTGTTGCCATTGGAGGTATCGGGATTTTGAATGCACGTTCGGTGATGGAAATTAATGAGTCGCAGTTGAAGGGCGTTGCTGTTGTTTCAGCTTTGTTCGACAGAGAATGTGTTTTGACAGAGACTAAGAAGCTGCATTCAGTGCTAATGGAGGTAACATATATGAAgtga
- the LOC115695979 gene encoding DNA-directed RNA polymerases II, IV and V subunit 12, protein MDPPPPEPVSYICGDCGMENTLKPGDVIQCRECGYRILYKKRTRRIVQYEAR, encoded by the exons ATGGATCCTCCACCACCTGAACCGGTCAGCTATATTTGTGGTG ATTGTGGAATGGAGAATACTCTGAAACCAGgagatgtgatacagtgtcgtGAGTGTGGCTACCGTATCTTGTACAAGAAACGCACCCGTCGCA TTGTCCAATATGAGGCACGCTGA